The DNA sequence TTTTTAGACAAAGGTCCTGACATAGCCTTCCACACCTTTGTGTATCCTAAGGTGGAAGACTGGGCGGATAATAAAAACCTATAAAACAAATCGGATTTAACACTTTATTGATTGACAAACCGTATTTCCGCCTCTACTATGAAGCAGTGAAATTCAAATACATCAAAGGGGATCATCCAATGAAAAAGCTTATTTTCTCCGCCTTAATCTCAAGTATGCTACTGGGTATTGTCGGCTGCGGTACATCCGGATCCGGTTCATCATCCCAACCAAATAACACAACACCGCCTGCTGACCAAGCTGCTTCGCAAGGATTGCTCGAGAAAGTAAAAGCAGATAAAAAGCTAGTGATCGGGACAGAGGGTACATACTCTCCTTTCACGTTCCACGATCAATCCGGAAAATTGACGGGTTATGACGTCGACGTAGCGACTGAAGTGGCAAAGCGCCTTGGTGTAGAACCAGTCTTCCAGGAAACCCAGTGGGATGCGATGTTTGCAGGTCTCGATTCCAAACGCTTTGACGTGATCGCAAACCAAGTAGGTATCCGTCCTGACCGCCAAGAAAAATATGACTTCTCCAAGCCTTATTCCGTTTCACACGCGGTTCTGGTCACTAATAAAAGCAACTCGACTGTGAAAGATTTCAAAGATATTAAAGGTCTGAAGGCCGGCCAATCGATGACAAGCAACTACGCGGACCTCGCTCGCTCGAATGGAGCAGAAATCGTGGCTGTGGATAACTTTAACCAAGCGATCGACCTGATTGCTACCAACCGCGTCGACGTCGTGCTCAATGACAACTTGACTGTGCTCGATTTCTTGAAACATAAACCAGATGCACCTATCAAAATCGTCGCAAAAAATGAAGAAGGTCAACCGACTGCATTCATGTACCGCAAAGGCAGCACCGATCTGGCTGAAGCGATGAGCAAGGTACTGGATGAGATGCAACAAGACGGCACACTGAAGACCATTTCCGAAAAATGGTTCGGTGAAGATATTTCCAAATAATTCATTGACAAAACAACTCAACCCTTATAGTATGTTCCTTATTTAATTCACATAGGTTTAGTGGGGGTTATGTTATGAAAAAACGATTATTTACTGCTATTGTCTCGACTCTGGTTTTTGCTTTAGCTGGTTGCGGGACTGCAACGACAAGCCAATCTCATGATAATCACCAAGCCTCTACCCCTGCTCCTGCAGAAGCACCTAAGGAAAAGAATCTGTTGGATAAAGTAAAAGCAGATGGCAAACTCCTGATCGGAACAGAAGGTACCTATGCACCCTTCACCTTCCATGATACATCTGGTAAGCTGACCGGCTATGATGTGGAGGTCGTGACGGAAGTAGCAAAACGCATGGGAGTAGAGCCTGTTTTCCAAGAAACGCAATGGGACGCTATTTTCGCAGGTTTGGACTCCAAACGCTTCGACGTGATTGCAAACCAAGTAGGTATTCGTCCTGATCGCCAGGAAAAATATGATTTTTCCAAAGCGTACACAGTATCTACTGCAGTACTCGTGACACACAAGGACAACACAACCGTGAAAGGCTTTGAAGATATCAAAGGTTTGAAAGCAGGTCAAACGCTCACAAGCAACCTGACCGATATCGCGAAAAAGAACGGTGCAGAGATCGTGGGGGTAGAAGGCTTTAACCAAGCAATCGACCTGCTCGTGTCCAAGCGCGTGGACATCACGATCAACGACGGCCTCTCTCTCCTGGACTTCTTGAAGCAAAAGCCAGATACGCCGATCAAGATCGTGGCTAAAGATCCGAATGTCGCGGAAAACGGCTTTATGTTCCGCAAAGGCAACACGGAGCTTGTAGAAGCCTTCAACAGCGCGCTGGATGAAATGAAAAAAGACGGTACACTCAAAAAAATCTCCGAGAAATGGTTTGGTGCAGATGTCTCTCAGTAACTTTTTTGACAATCCAGAACGCCTGGACCGTTGGATCTCAATCGCGCAAAGCTCCTTTCTCCCTCTGGTGAAAGGAGCCTTGCTCTATTCTCTGACACTCGCGATTGCATCCTTTTTCTTCGGTCTGATCATCGCCATCTTTACTGCTTTGGCACGGATCTCCGGAATCAAGCCATTGGTCGCTATCGCGCGCATCTATGTCTCGATTATTCGCGGGACGCCATTGCTCGTACAGTTATTTATTATCTTTTTCGGTCTCCCCAGTATTGGCGTGATGATCGATCCGATCCCTTCTGCCATTATAGGCTTCTCTCTCAGCGTAGGGGCTTACTCCTCTGAAGTCGTCAGAGCTGCTATCTTGTCCATCCCCAAAGGGCAATGGGAAGCTGCGTACTCGATCGGGATGACATATCGCCAAGCCTTGCAGCGGGTTATTCTCCCACAGGCCGCACGTGTATCGGTGCCACCTTTGTCCAACTCTTTTATCAGTCTGGTCAAAGACACTTCGCTTGCTGCTGCAATCCTCGTGCCTGAGATGTTTCGAAAAGCACAGGAGATCGTGGCTTCTACCTATGAACCTCTCTTGGTATATTCAGAAGCCGCACTCATCTACTGGATGATCTGCTTTGTTCTCTCTATCATTCAGGATCGACTGGAGAACAGGCTGGACCGATACGTATGATAAAAGTAGGTGAATTCGAATGATTTCCATCACTGATTTGCACAAACAGTTCCACCACCTGCAAGTGTTGAAAGGGATTACGCTGAACGTTCCCAAAGGAAAGGTAGTCGTGATCATCGGTCCTTCTGGCTCCGGGAAAACCACACTGCTCCGATGCCTGAACGCCTTGGAGGTTCCGACGAAGGGCGTCGTTCAAATCGGAGAGGTCACGGTAGATTTCTCGAAGAAAGTAGAGCGTTCTCAGCTTCCTTTGCTACGCAAGCAAACCGGCATGGTGTTTCAAAACTACAATCTATTCCCGCACATGACCGCCTTGGAGAATGTCATGGAAGGTCCCGTCACGGTGAAAAGGGAAACCAAGGATAAAGCCAGAGAAAAAGCATCTTCTCTTCTCAAAAAGGTAGGATTGGGAGATAAGCTAGACCACTTTCCCGCCCAGCTCTCCGGCGGTCAACAGCAACGGGTGGGAATCGCCCGTGCTCTCGGTATGGATCCGCAAGTTATGCTATTTGATGAGCCTACCTCTGCCTTGGATCCCGAACTGGTTGGCGAGGTTCTAAAGGTAATGAAGGAGCTCGCTCAAGAAGGAATGACCATGGTCGTCGTTACCCATGAGATGGGTTTTGCTCGCGATGTTGCCGACGAAGTCATTTTCATGGACCAGGGCGTCATTGTGGAGCAGGGGAAGCCAGAGCAGCTGTTCACCCAGCCTCGCGAAGATCGTACCCGTCAATTCTTGCAGCATTTGAAGTAAGTTCACGAATACACCTGAAAGAAAAAAGACTCTACGCCCCTATCGGCTCAGAGTCTTCTTTTTTATAAATCCACCTTAGTCATCGCAGAAACAAGCGATCAGAACAATAATAAGAATGATCCACAGAAAACCGCCATTACCGAAGCCAAAACCAAATCCCATCGTGACCTCTCCCCTTTCCTGCAGATATCAGCAACTGTCTATCAACACAGCGCTTCTATCACACCATATGAAAATCCAGTCATGACCGTATGGATGCCTGTCTATCTCAATTCCCAAATTTTTAAAAAACAGGTGCTTGCCCGTCAGGCCTAAAAATTAACAAATGCTTCATGTTGTCTCTACTGTTCCTTAACATCCATGGACTATCATGGGATTGTCAGACCCTACGATGGACATATCGTCCTCCATTTGCCGCCCGAATAGCCCCCTTCTAGATCGGGCGGGTTTTTTTCATAAAAAGGAAATGACAAATAAAAAAAGCGAGCCCTCCAGCGGAGAGCTCGCTTCCTTCTATTCAAATCGAGTGAATTTTTTCTCAGCCGGTGTACGAGGACCCGGCTTCGGTACAGAATCCTCTTCAAAGAATCCGAGGTGCAAGAATCCGACGATTTTCTCTCCTGGCGCAACACCCAGCACCTGATGAGCTTTTGGATCCCAGTTATGCGGATTCGTTTTCCATACGACGCCAAGACCCTTCTCCCAAGCAAGCAGTTGAAAGTTTTGGATCATCGCACAGGTAGCGCTGAAATCTTCCTCCCATTGCTTTTGACGTGGGTCCTCTTTCATGATCACGATCAAATAGGCTGCAGGAGCACTGAACAGCTCCCGACGGGTTTGTTGCTGCTCGATCGCGTACACGGGAAGCATGCGTTCGATAAATGTCTCTTTGTTTTCCGTTGGGATAAACAGAAAGCGCCAAGGTTCACGCAAACCATGGTTCGGCGCATAGACGGCGTCATTTAGCAGCTCGAGCACCAATGATTCTGGGACCGCATCTGGTTTATAGTCTTTTTTTATCGATCGACGCTCGCGAATGACTTTAGATATGGACATAAGCTCACCTTCTAGGAATGAAATGGGATCG is a window from the Brevibacillus choshinensis genome containing:
- a CDS encoding amino acid ABC transporter substrate-binding protein, with the translated sequence MKKRLFTAIVSTLVFALAGCGTATTSQSHDNHQASTPAPAEAPKEKNLLDKVKADGKLLIGTEGTYAPFTFHDTSGKLTGYDVEVVTEVAKRMGVEPVFQETQWDAIFAGLDSKRFDVIANQVGIRPDRQEKYDFSKAYTVSTAVLVTHKDNTTVKGFEDIKGLKAGQTLTSNLTDIAKKNGAEIVGVEGFNQAIDLLVSKRVDITINDGLSLLDFLKQKPDTPIKIVAKDPNVAENGFMFRKGNTELVEAFNSALDEMKKDGTLKKISEKWFGADVSQ
- a CDS encoding nitroreductase family protein, which gives rise to MSISKVIRERRSIKKDYKPDAVPESLVLELLNDAVYAPNHGLREPWRFLFIPTENKETFIERMLPVYAIEQQQTRRELFSAPAAYLIVIMKEDPRQKQWEEDFSATCAMIQNFQLLAWEKGLGVVWKTNPHNWDPKAHQVLGVAPGEKIVGFLHLGFFEEDSVPKPGPRTPAEKKFTRFE
- a CDS encoding amino acid ABC transporter substrate-binding protein, whose product is MKKLIFSALISSMLLGIVGCGTSGSGSSSQPNNTTPPADQAASQGLLEKVKADKKLVIGTEGTYSPFTFHDQSGKLTGYDVDVATEVAKRLGVEPVFQETQWDAMFAGLDSKRFDVIANQVGIRPDRQEKYDFSKPYSVSHAVLVTNKSNSTVKDFKDIKGLKAGQSMTSNYADLARSNGAEIVAVDNFNQAIDLIATNRVDVVLNDNLTVLDFLKHKPDAPIKIVAKNEEGQPTAFMYRKGSTDLAEAMSKVLDEMQQDGTLKTISEKWFGEDISK
- a CDS encoding amino acid ABC transporter ATP-binding protein, giving the protein MISITDLHKQFHHLQVLKGITLNVPKGKVVVIIGPSGSGKTTLLRCLNALEVPTKGVVQIGEVTVDFSKKVERSQLPLLRKQTGMVFQNYNLFPHMTALENVMEGPVTVKRETKDKAREKASSLLKKVGLGDKLDHFPAQLSGGQQQRVGIARALGMDPQVMLFDEPTSALDPELVGEVLKVMKELAQEGMTMVVVTHEMGFARDVADEVIFMDQGVIVEQGKPEQLFTQPREDRTRQFLQHLK
- a CDS encoding amino acid ABC transporter permease, with the translated sequence MSLSNFFDNPERLDRWISIAQSSFLPLVKGALLYSLTLAIASFFFGLIIAIFTALARISGIKPLVAIARIYVSIIRGTPLLVQLFIIFFGLPSIGVMIDPIPSAIIGFSLSVGAYSSEVVRAAILSIPKGQWEAAYSIGMTYRQALQRVILPQAARVSVPPLSNSFISLVKDTSLAAAILVPEMFRKAQEIVASTYEPLLVYSEAALIYWMICFVLSIIQDRLENRLDRYV